The region GTGTCGTACGCCCGCCGGCCGGGCCAGTCGCTCGCGGCGGGCTTCGCGGGGAGCTTCGGCAGCACCTCGCCGAGCCAGCCGCGCAGCCGGGCCCGGAAGTCTTCCTCTTCCGGTGAGTACGTGAGGTCCATCGTCGCCCCCTCGCCCATTATCTGATGGATCGTCAGAACGAGGCTAGACCCGCCCCTCTGGACCGACAAGCCACCGACCTCTAATCTCGGCGCCGGACCTGACGCATCGTCAGTCAAGGGGAGGGCGGATGACCGGCACCACGCTCTGGGACCTGGTCGCCTGGCGGGCCGGCCGCACCCCCGGCGCCACCGCCCTCATCCAGGGCGCCGAGTCCGCCCGGCACGAGCGGCGGATCACCTTCGGCGCCCTGCACCGGCGCGCGGAGCGGGTCGCGGCCGGCCTCTACGAGCGGGGCGTACGACCCGGCAGCCGGGTCGTCTGGCAACTGCCGACCCGGATCGAGACCGTGCTGCTCAGCCTCGCCCTGGCCCGTATCGGCGCCGTCCAGAGCCCGGTCGTCCCGCTCTACCGCGACCACGAGGTGGGCCAGGTGCTGCGCCGCACCCGTGCCGCCTTCTTCGCCGTCCCCGGCGTCCGGCGCGGCTTCGACCACCGCGCGATGGCCCGCCGACTGGCCGCCGGACTGCCCGGCCCGCTCACCGTCATCGACGCGTACGACACCCTCCCCGACGCCGATCCGGCCGTGCTGCCCCCGCCGCCCGCCGACGCCGACGAGGTCCGGTGGATCTACTGGACCTCCGGCACCACGGCAGGCCCCAAAGGGGTGCTGCACACCGACCACAGCCTGCGCACCGCCGGCCGCACCCTGGGCGAGTCCCTCCGCCCGGTCCCGTCCGACATCGGCTCGATGGCCTTTCCCTACGCCCATGTCGCGGGCCCCGACTACACCGTCCTGCTCCTGCTGCACGGCATCCCGGCCGTCCTGCTGGAAGACTTCGCGCTGCCCGGCTCCCTCGCCGCCTACCGCCGCCACCGCGTCACAATCGCCGGCGGCTCCACCGCCTTCTACTCCCTCTTCCTCGCCGCACAGCGCACGCTGCCGCCCGGCCGCCGGCTGCTGCCGTCGCTGCGGCTGCTGGCCGGCGGCGGGGCGCCCAGGCCCCCCGGGCTGTACCACGAGGTCGTCGCCGAACTCGGCTGCCAACTCGCCCACGGCTACGCCCTGACCGAGGCCCCGATGGTCACCATGGGCGATCCGCACGACAGCCCCGAACACCTGGCCACCACCGACGGGCGGCCACCCGCCGGTATGGAGATCCGTATCGCCCCCGACACCGGCGAGATATCCCTGCGCGGCCCGGCCGTCTGCCGTGGCTACCTCGACGAGCCCGACCCCTTCGACCCCGACGGCTTCCTGCCCACCGGAGACCTCGGCCGCCTCACGCCCACCGGTCACCTCGTCATCACCGGCCGCCTCAAGGACATCATCATCCGCAAGGGCGAGAACGTCTCCGCCCAGGAGATCGAAGAACTCCTCCACCGGCATCCGGGCGTGGCCGACACCGCGGTCATCGGGCTGCCGGACGCCGAGCGCGGCGAGATGGTCTGCGCCGTCGTCGAACAGCCTCCGGGGACAGCGGTGTTGACGCTGGCCGAAGTCCGCTCGCACCTCCTGGCCCAGGGCCTCGCCCCGCACAAGCTCCCCGAACGTCTGGAGGTGCCGGCCGCCCTGCCGCGCGGCGCGACCCTGGGCAAGGTGCTCAAGCGGGAGCTGCGGGAGCGGTACGGAGGCGCGCCGAGCGCCGACGGGACTCCGGGCGGGTAGGACACCGGTTGTCCTACCCGCCGCGTACGGTCACCGCATGAGCCGCGCACGCCCCCGCCCCCGTATCGACACCGCCGGACGCCGTGCCCGCCTCGGGCGACGGCAGTTGCTGGCGCCCGCGTACCGGGCGGACCGCGCCGAGGAGGTCGCCGACGCGGTCGTGGCGCTGCACGCCAGCGATCCGGCGACCGTCCATCTGGCGGCCTGCGCCCGGCTGACCGCCCCGGACCCGGCCGGGGTGGAACGCGCGCTGTACGACGACGGCTCGCTGGTCCGGCTGCTGTGCATGCGCCGCACGCTCTTCGCGGTCGGCGCCGCGCTGACGCCGGTCGTCGCCTCCTCCACCGCGCAGGCCATCGCCGCCAAGGAGCGGGCGGGGATGGTCAAGTGGATCACCGAGGGCGCCCCGGGCTGGGACGAGCGGCGCCTTGCCGAGGTCGAGGCGAGGACGCTGGCCGCGCTGCGCGCACACGGCGAGGCGACCGCGGCCGAACTCGCCGCCGAGGTGCCCGACCTGCGCGACACCATCGTGGTCTCCCCCGGCAAGCCGTACCAGGCCACCGTCGCCGTCTCCAGCCGGATCCTGCGGGTACTGGCCGCCGAGGGCCGCATCCGGCGCGGGCGGCCGCGCGGCGGCTGGACCAGCAGCTCCTTCCGCTGGAGGCCGGGCACCGCGTTCGCCGAGCTGCCCGCGCCGCCGGCCCCCGAGGCACGCGCCGCACTCGCCCGCCACTGGCTCGCCGCCTACGGCCCGGCGACCGTCGAGGACCTCAAGTGGTGGACGGGGTGGACGCTCACCGCGACCCGGCAGGCGCTCGCCGCCATCGACGCCGTCGACGTGGACCTGGACGACGGCATCGGCGGCGTGGCGCTGCCCGACGACCTCGAACCGGTCGCCGCTCCCGCTCCCTGGGCCGCGCTGCTGCCCGGCCTCGACCCCACCGCGATGGGCTGGAAGGCCCGCGACTGGTACCTCGACCCGCACCACGTACCGCAGCTCTTCGACCGCAGCGGCAACATCGGCCCGACGGTGTGGTGGTGCGGCCGGATCATCGGCGGCTGGGCCCAGCGCGCGGACGGCGAGATCGTCTGGCGGCTGCTGGCCGAGGGTGGGGGTACCTCCCCGTCGGAGCGAAGCCGGGAGTCCGGGGGAGGCAGCGAGGCCGCCGCGGCGGTGACGGCCGAGGCGGCCCGGCTGGCGGCCTGGCTCGGGGACGTCCGCGTCACCCCGCGCTTCCGGACCCCGCTGGAGCGGGAGTTGAGCGCCTGACGGCCGGCCGCCCCGCCGCCCGGCCTCCTCAGCTCGGGCGGTAGGCGCTCGTCGCCTGCTCGTACAGCTGGTCCGCCTCGTGCCGGCCGCTGTCCGGGCCGATGACGAGGACGAGGTGGTAGCGGCCGTTGTGGATCATCGCGAGGTTGCGCACGTACACCTCGCGGCCGCTGCCGTCCCGCCAGGAGAAGGTGCCCTCGGCCATCGCGGTCTTCCCGACGTCGATCCGCTGCAGACCGGAGGCCGAGGCCCATCCGGAGGAGCGGTACGGGGCCAGCTCCGGTTCCTTGTTCTGCATGTACGCCATGGGGTCGGTGCCGGAGTGCGCCGTCGTGTCGCGGCCGGGCACCACCACCAGCTCGAAGTCCCCGCCGACGTAGCGCACCTGGCCCCGCTCGTTCGCCCCGCGCCGCTGCCAGCCCTTGCGGACCGCGACCTGGAAGCCCTCCGGGTCGGTGCGGACCTCGAAGCCCTTGGCGACCTCCGTCGGCCGGGCGGTCCGCGGCGCGCCGGTGCCGGGGGACCCGCCGTCCCCCTTGCCACGGTCGCCGGACGGCGTAGGGCTGCCGCCGGGCGCCGCGCCCGAGGTGCCCGCACGGTCCGCGCCGCGCCCGCCGGCCGTGGAGTCCCGGCCGGACCGGGGCAGGAACGCCAGGGCGTAGATGAGCGCGCCGACGAGGAGGAGCAGGATCACGGTGAGCAGCAGCCGGCCGAGGCGGCGCGGTGCGCGCGTCGGGCGCCCCTCGCGCGGCGCGGCGCCCAGCCCGACCTGGCCCGGCATCTCCTGGTCGAAGGGGTCCCGGTCCACGGCCCTGCCCGGCCCCGACGGCAGGGGCGGCTCGGCGGGCCGCTCCGCCCGGGGCTGCCGGAGCGGTTTGGGCTGCTTCGGTGGGCGGGGCGGACGGGGCGCGGGGGCGAGCGGGCCGGGCTGCTCCGGGGCCGGTGCCTGCGGGACGGGCGGTGCGGCCACGGCCGACGGCGCGCCGTCCGCGCCGACGACGGCCGGTGCCGGCTGCGGCCGGGCGCGCCGGGAGGCCCGGGTCTTCTTGTGGCGCCCCTTGCGGACGAGTTCACCGCGGCGCCGCACGATCGGCAGCCGCCGCGGATCGGCACCCTGCGACGCCGGCACCGTCACCAGCCTGCTGCCCGCCTCCGGCTCCGGCGCCGTACGGATCAACGAGCGCAGCCAGCCGCTCAGCTCCTCGAAATCCGGGCGGTCGGCGGGGTCCTGGCGCAGCAGGGACTCGACGACGGGGCGCAGCGCCCCGCACTCCTCGGCGACCGCCGGCGGCTGCGAGCAGACCAGCTGCGCCAGCTCGGCGGAGCTGTCCTCCGGGAACGGCGACTGCCCCTGCACGCTCCGGTAGAGCAGCGCGCCGACCGCCCACAGGTCGGTGGCCGGGCCGACCGGCGGCGCCAACTGCCAGTTCTCGTGCACCGGTCCGGCCTGCTCGGGCGCCCAGCGTTCGGTGACCGGACCGATGGCGGTCAGCCGCGCCTGCCGCGCCCGCTCGGCGGCGAGCCCGGCGGTGGGCCGGCCGTACGGGGTGGCGGTGTCGGCCCCGTCGTCGGGGGCGGACTTGGTCAGCGAGGCCGGTGCGGAGGCGGGCCCGTCGGATGCGGGCCCCTTCGTCGCGGGCCCCTTCGTCACGGGCCCCTTCGTCACGGCCTCGGCCTGCGGCGTCCCGGCCGGGGCGGGCGAATCGTATCCGCACAGCGCCTCCTGGGCCGCGCCCGCCGCCAGGCCGGTCAGGATGGCCCGGCCGTCGTCACAGACCAGGACCGTGCGGGCGGTGATGTTGCGGTGGAGCCAGCCCTTCGCGTGCAGCACCCGCAGCGCGGTCAGCAGATCCGCGGCGATCTCCGCGGCGCGGTGCGGGGACAGCGGCCGCTCGGCGAGCAGCGCGGACAGCGGGCGGGCGGTGAGGAGTTCCGCGACGATCCAGAGGCTGCCGTCCTGCGCGAAGGCGTCGAAGACCTGCTCCAGCCGCGGGTGGTCAGCCAGCTGCGCCGCCGTCGTCGCGGCCTCCAGCGCGCGCCGTACGGTGGGATCGCGGGGGCTGCGGTCGGCCTTCCCCGCCGTCACCCCGGCCGTCGTCCGTGCGGCACCGGGGCGGCCGCCGCCGGAGCCCCGCTCGCCGGGCCCCGTCGCCGGTGCCCCCACGACCTCCGCTTCGACGACCTCCGGCAGCGGCACCTGACGGACCAGCACCTCCTGCCCGCTGAAGGTGTCGAACGCCCGGGTCTCGGTGAAGTCGTCGTCGCCGAGGGGCCGCAACGGCAGGCGGTATCGCTCGGCGAGCACCCTTCCCGCGTACTCGTCCACGACGCCTCCCCGCAGCGCGCGCTGTCTCTACCGTCGCGCCGGAGCCGCCCGTCGGCGCTGGCGCCTCCGGTCACTTCCGGTCGTCTTCCCGCCGATTGCGGATGCGTCCGGTCTTCGCGGTCTCACGATACGTGCCCGCATCACGGCTTGCGGCCCGGTCGGCGCAACGACGCGCGACCTCTCCGTTCTTCGTCGGCCCGTGCCCGAGCCCCGCACCCGGCCCCGCTCAGTCCTTCAGCGCGAAGGTCTTGAACGCGGTCGAGATCATCTGCTGGCAGGCCTTGTCCTTCCAGGCGTCCGCCTTGCAGGTGATCATGATGGCGTAGCCGTGGTGGTCATCGGCCCGGAAGCCGCGGTCGAGGACCCGTACCTTCTCGCCGCTCTGCCGACGGGTGAACGACCAGTCGGCGACGGTCGGGTAGTCCCGCCACTTCACCGACTTGATGCCGATGAGGTGGTAGTCCTCGCTGGAGGAGCGCACGGCCGGCTCCAGGCTGCGCCAGGAGGCCGCCGCATCGGTGCCGGGCTCGGCGTTGTAGTCGATCTGGATGCGCGGGAAGCCGCCCGAGGCGCTGTATATGGCGCCGGAGCCCTCCCCCGCGGTGTCGGTCTGATGGAAGCCCTTGGGCATCGCCATCCGGAAGTGGAACCTGCCGTTGGAGACCTCGGCGAAGCCGCCCGGCACCGCCTTGCCGCCCTTGCCGCCCCCGTCGTCCTTGCCGCCGTTGTCCTCGGCGGGGGTGACGTTCGACGGCGGCTGCGGGGTCGACGGGCCCTGGCCCGTGGCCTTGTCCCCGCCCTCCTCGGCCGCGTCCGTGGAGGGCTTCGCCCGGCTCGCGGACGTCGCCTTGTCCTGCTTGCCCGACGACTTGCCGCTCTTCTGCGCCGAATCGTCGCCGCCCAGGGAGACGGCCAGCACCGTGCCCAGCACCGCGAGGACGACGACCACGGCCACGATGATCAGCGTCCGGCGCGGGACGACATCGGTCACCGACGCGCGCGTCGCCGGGCGGCTCCCGTCACCGGATCCGGAGTCCACGCGGGCCGCCATCGCGGCGGCGGCGCTGCGGACGGACTGCAGGGCGCCGCGCACCCGCTCCTTGGCGGCCTCGGCGTCGAACCCGGGGCGGGCGCCCGCCGGACGGTCCGCGCCCGGGCTCGCCGAGCCCGTACGGTCCGCATCCGGCCGGTCCTGGCCGGTCACCCCGGCGGCCGCCGGGACCGCCGCCTTCTTCTTCTGCGGGCGCTCGGTCCGCACCGGCGCGCTCGCCGCGGCGGGCTTCGCCTCCCCGGCCTTGCCCGCGCCCGACCCCGCGGCCCCGGACGCGCCCGCGCCCGCCGTGCCGGCGACGGACGCGCTCGCGTTCCCGGCCGCCGGCTTCGCCACCGGCGCGGCAGCGGGCTTCGTCTCCCGCGCCGGCCGCGACTTCGCGGCGGGCTTCTGCTTCTGCTTCTGCTTGGGCGTGGCCCTGGGCTTCGGCTCCGCCCGCTCCAGGGGCGCCGTCGGCAGCGCCATCGCCCGGGTCGCGTCCATCGGGGGCTCGGGCGTCTGCGCCTCGGGGGCGTGGACCACGTCCTCCAGCAGCACCCGCGCACCGGCGTCGTCCAGCCGGGCCGCCGGGTCCTTCACCAACAGGCCGTAGATGACCTCTTCCAGCGCGCCGGCGCTCTTCGGCGGCTCGACCGGTTCGGTCATCACCGCGGTCAGGGTGGCGATCGCGGAGCCCTTGTCGTACGGCGGAACGCCCTCGACACAGGCGTACAGCAGACCGCCCAGCGACCACATGTCGGCCGGCGGGCCGGGCTTGTGGCCGCGGGCGCGCTCGGGGGAGATGTAGGAGGGGGCGCCGACGAGCATGCCCGTCGAGGTCACCGAGGGGTCGCCCTCGACCTGGGCGATACCGAAGTCGGTCAGCACGACCCGGCCGTCGTCGGACATCAGGACGTTGGACGGCTTCACATCGCGGTGCAGAATGCCCTCGGCGTGCGCGGCGCGCAGCACATCGAGCACGACCAGGCCGACCTCGGCGGCGCGGCGCGGGGTGAGCGGGCCGTCGTCGCGGACGACCTCGGCCAGCGAGCGGCCCTCGACCAGCTCCATCACGATCCACGGGCGGTCGTCCTCGTCGACCACGTCGTAGACCGTCACCGCACCGTTGTTCCGGATCCGGGCGATCGCCTTGGCCTCGCGCAGCGTGCGGGTGATCAGACGACGCTTCTCGTCCTCCTCGACCCCGCCCGGGAAGCGCAGCTCCTTGACCGCGACCGTGCGGCCCAGGACCTCGTCGCGTGCCCGCCACACGGTGCCCATGCCGCCCCGGCCGAGAACATCGGCGAGCCGGTACCGCCCGGCGAGCAGCCTGCCCCCTTTGCCGTCCATCTCGACCTCGTCGCCCACTGAATCCCCTCTGCAATCCAGCCGAGTTGGCAGCTTCGACGTCCCATCGATCACCAAACTGGCCCAACTCGGACAACCCACCCTGGCAGAGCCTTCATTCTCCCTCATCCGCGGCCATGCGGAAGGCCCGGGTCTGTGCCGGACGACACCACGTACCCGTCATGATGGCCCCGACGAACGGGAGTCCCGATGCCGAAGCGCTCGCCTCGCCCGGCCGCGACCGCCGTGCTTCCCCCCGTGCCGCCGGTCGCCGGCCGCCGCCGCGCCCTGCTCCGTTCGAGTGCCCTGGCCACGCTGGCCGCACTCGCCCTGACGGGCTGCACGGGCCAACCCCGGCCGGCTCCCCGCGCGAGCGAGGCGCACGAACGGCCGCCCGCGACGACCCGGCACGCACTGCAGCGCCTGGTCGACGACGGGATCCCCGGCGCGGCCTCGCTCACCACCCGCGCCGGGTACCCCGCCGCCCGCTACTCCACGACCGGCGTGGCCGATCTGCGCAGCGGCCGCACGATGGGCCGGCAGGACCACTTCCGGGCCGGCAGCCTCACCAAGACCCTGGTCGCGACGGTCGTCCTGCAACTCGTCGCCGAGGGCAGGCTGTCCCTGCACGACAGCGCCGCCGCGCACCTCCCGCCCGGCGTCCCGGCCACCGGGGACGGCGACCGCAGCGAGCTGCGCACCGTGACGATCCGCCAGTTGCTGGACCATACGAGTGGACTGTTCAACTACACCCAGGACCCCCGGCTGTCGAAGCAGCTCTTCGGCACGGGCTTCGGCGCCCACCGCTACGACAGCCACACCCCGGCCGAGCTGCTGCGGATCGCTCTCGGCCACCCGCCGACGGCCGCACCGGGCACCCGGTACGCCTACTCCAACACCAACTACCTCGTACTCGGCCTGGTCATCCGGGCGGTCACCGGAAACCCGTACGCCACGGAGATCCGCCGCCGCATCCTCGTCCCCGCCCGGCTCGACCACACCTCCTTCCCCGGCACCGACCCGGCATTGCCCACCCCGCACGGCCGCGCGTACTCCCGGGCCGATGGCCGGCGGGTGGACGCCACGTCCCTGGACCCCAGCAGGGCGGGCGCGGCCGGCGAGATGGTCACCACCCTCGGCGACCTCAACCGCTTCCTCGCAGCGCTGCTCGGCGGCAGGCTCCTGGCGCCGCGCCAGATGGCCCAGATACGCAACGAGAAGGGCACCGGCGGCGCCTACGGCCTCGGCCTGTACGCGGCCGAGCTGCCCTGCGGCGTCACGGTCTGGGGCCACAACGGCGACATCAACGGCTCCTACGTCCGGGCCGCCGGCACCGCCGACGGCCGCCGCATCGTCAGCTATCGCATCAACACCGACACCCTGCCCGATCCGGCGCACGGCACGGCGGTGCTGACCGCGGAGTTCTGCTCCTCCCGGCACTGAGGCCTGCTGACGGGCCTACAGCGGCACGATGTCCGGAGCCCCCAGCCGCGCCGCATCCGCCGTCAGATCGTCCGGCTGCCGCTGGGATTCGCGTTCCGCCTCGACCCGCTTCTGGTAGTGCGTGATCTCCTTCTCGATCTGGTCGCGCTCCCAGCCCAGCGCGGGCGCGATCAGCTCGGCCACCTCGCGGGCGCTCCGGGTGCCCCGGTCGAAGGTCTCGATGGAGATGCGGGTGCGCCGGGTCAGCACGTCGTCGAGGTGGCGGGCGCCCTCGTGCGTACAGGCGTAGACCGCCTCGGCCCGCAGATAGTCGTCCGCGGCCGCCAGCGGTTCGCCCAGGGAGGGATCGGCCACCACCAGCTCCAGCAGCTCCTCGGCGAGCGAGCCGTACCGGTTCAACAGATGCTCGATGCGCGCCACATGGAGTCCGGTGCGCGCCGCGATCCGGGCCCGCGCGTTCCACAGTGCCCGGTAGCCCTCGGCCCCGACCAGCGGAATGTCCTCGGTGACGCTCTCCGCGACCCTCTGGTCGAGGCCGTGCACCGCCTCGTCCACCGCGTCCTTCGCCATCACCCGGTACGTCGTGTACTTGCCGCCCGCGACCACGACCAGCCCCGGCACCGGATGCGCGACGGTGTGCTCCCGCGACAGCTTGCTGGTGGCGTCCGACTCCCCGGCCAGCAGCGGACGCAGCCCCGCGTACACCCCCTCCACGTCGTCCCTGGTCAGCGGAGTCGCCAGTACCTCATTCACATGCTCCAGCAGATAGTCGATGTCCGCGCTGGAGGCCGCCGGATGCGCCTTGTCGAGGTTCCATTCCGTGTCGGTGGTCCCCACGACCCAGTGCCGCCCCCACGGGATGACGAACAGGACGCTCTTCTCGGTCCGCAGGATCAGCCCGGTCGTCGAATGGATGCGGTCCTTGGGGACGACCAGGTGGATGCCCTTCGACGCCCGGACGTGGAACTGCCCGCGCTCACCGATCAGCCGCTGGGTGTCGTCCGTCCACACCCCGGTGGCGTTGACGATCTGCCGCGCCCGGATCTCGTACTCGCCGCCGCCCTCGACGTCCTGCACCCGCGCGCCGACCACCCGCTCGCCCTCGCGCAGGAAGCCCACCACCCGCGCCCGGTTGGCGACGTGCGCGTCGTAGGCGGCCGCGGTCCGCACCATCGTCGCCACATAGCGCGCGTCGTCCATCTGCGCGTCGTAGTACTGCAGCGCGCCGACCAGCGCGTCCTTCTTCAGGCAGGGCGCGACCTGCAGGGCCCGCCGGTGGGACAGATGCCGGTGATGGGGCAGCCCGCGGCCGTGCCCCGAGGAGATGGACATGGTGTCGTAGAGCGCCACACCGGCGCCCGCGTACCAGCGCTCCCAGCCCTTGTGCTGCAGCGGATACAGGAACGGCACCGGCTTGACCAGGTGCGGCGCCAGCCGCTCCAGCAGCAGCCCCCGCTCCTTCAGCGCCTCTCTCACCAGCGCGAAGTCCAGCATTTCCAGATACCGCAGACCGCCGTGAATGAGCTTGCTCGACCGGCTGGAGGTGCCCGAGGCCCAGTCGCGCGCCTCGACGAGTCCGGTCGACAGGCCGCGGGTCGCCGCGTCCAGCGCCGTCCCCGCGCCGACGACTCCGCCGCCGACCACGAGAATGTCCAGCTCCCGCTCCGCCATTCGGGCGAGCGCCTCGGCCCGCTGCGCCGGTCCCAGTATCGCTGTCTTCACCGCTGCCTCCCGCTGTGATCGGGGCCACCCCCCCCCGTCCGTCGATTCTGTCCGCGCTGCGTTCCGGTATCCACCCTCCGCTCACGGCGACAACACCCCGCCGCCTTGATCCATCAATCCCTATTCTGGGTCAAATATCCGCTTAGTCTACTTATGCGTGATCGCCAGCCGTCATGCGCACACGTCATTCGCAGTCGCTCGGGAAGGACGGCCGCAGCATGCCCGCAGACCTCGCCGTCATCGGACTCGGTCACCTCGGCCTCCCCCTCGCCCAGGCCGCCACCACCGCCGGCATCGGCACCATCGGCTACGACCCCGACCCGCACACCGCCGCCCTCTCCGGCGCCGACGGGCCGCTGTCCGCCACCGAACTCCGCCGCCTGCTCTCGGCCGGCTTCCGCACCACCACCGACCCCACCACCCTGGGCCGGGTCCGCACCGCGGTCCTCTGCGCGCCCACACCGCTCGGGGAGGACCGCGCGCCGGACCTCACCGCCCTGGCCGACGCCGCCCGCACACTGGCCGCACAGCTGCGCCCGCACACCACGGTGATCCTCGAATCCACCGCCTACCCGGGCACCACCGAGGAATTCCTGCGCCCCCTCCTGGAGGAGGGCTCGGGCCTCACCGCCGGCCGCGACTTCCACCTCGCCTGCTCCCCCGGCCGCCACGACCCCGGCAACCGCACCCACCGGTACGCCAACACCCCCAAGGTCATCGGCGGCCTCACCCCCGCCTGCACGGAGGCCGCCGCCGCCTTCTACAGCCGCCTCACCGACAAGGTCGTCCGCGCCCGCGGCCCCCGCGAGGCGGAGACCGCCAAGCTCCTGGAAACCAACTACCGCCACATCAACATCGCCCTGATGAACGAGATGGCGGTCTTCTGCCACGACATCGGCGTCGACCTGTGGGACGTCATCCGCTGCGCGGAGACCAAGCCATTCGGCTTCCAGTCCTTCCGCCCCGGCCCCGGAGTGGGCGGCCACGCCCCCGCCATCGACCCCAACCACCTCTCCTACAAGGGCCGCTCCCCGGGCCACCCGCTGCGCATGGTCGAACTCGCCCAGGAGGTGAACGGCCGGATGCCGCGCTACGTCATCCAGCGCTGCGCCACCCTCCTCAACGAACACGGCAAGTCCGCCCGCGGCGCCCGGATCCTGCTCCTCGGCGTCACCTACAAGCCGGACATCGCAGACCAGGCGGGCTCACCGGCCCACGAGATCGCCTCCCGCCTGAGGGAACTGGGAGCGCACCTGACCTACCACGACCCCTACGTCCCCCAGTGGAACGTCCTGGACCGCCCGGTCCCCCGCGCCGACTCCCTCTACGAGGCCGCCGCCGCCGCCGACCTGACGGTCCTCCTCCAGGCCCACCGCACGTACGACCTCCAGGGGCTCGCCGTCAAAGCGCAGCTGCTGCTGGATACGCGGGGCGCGACGCCTACCGGTGCGGCGCACCGGTTGTAGGCCCACGTCTTCGGCTGCGGCGCCGCTTTGCGTCTCGCCTCCGGCGGGGGTGGTGGTTGGGCGGCGCCGTTCCGCCTCTCGCCGTCCGGCGGGGTGGGTGGTGGTTGGGCGGGGGCCGCTTGTGCTGTGTGGTGGGTGCCGGTGGTGGTCCTCCGGGGGTGGGTGTTCGGACTGCTTCGCTTTACGTCCGAACACCCACCCCCTCCGGCCCACCACCTCCCGCCCGGGACCGCGACCCCCGCCCGGTGGGGGGAAGGGTTCAAAAACCAGAAGCTCGGCCGCGCCGTGGCATGGCCGAGCTTCTGGTTTTTGGTTTTTCTCCTGCTCCCCACAGGGGTGGGGCCCACAACTGACGGGAGGGGGCGGGGGCGGAGGGGTGGGTTGTCGGACGTAAAGCGAAGCAGTCCGACAACCCACCCCGGAGCCCCCGCCACCGCAACCCACACAAAGCCGGGGCCCCACCCCGACAACCACCCCACCGCCGAAGGCGCAACCACACCCAGCCGGGGCCCCACCCCAGACAACCAACCCCGCCCCCGCCGAAGGCGGGAAAAGAACAACAGAAAGAAAAACGGCGGGACACCCGGCAACGTGGGAAGCGCGTCAGCGCCGTGGCGCGACCGTCACCTCGACCCGCTGGAATTCCTTCAGCTCCGAGTACCCGGTCGTCGCCATCGCCCTGCGCAGCGCGCCGAAGAAGTTCATGGAGCCGTCGGGGACCGTGGACGGGCCCAGCAGCACCTCCT is a window of Streptomyces caniferus DNA encoding:
- a CDS encoding serine hydrolase domain-containing protein, whose protein sequence is MPKRSPRPAATAVLPPVPPVAGRRRALLRSSALATLAALALTGCTGQPRPAPRASEAHERPPATTRHALQRLVDDGIPGAASLTTRAGYPAARYSTTGVADLRSGRTMGRQDHFRAGSLTKTLVATVVLQLVAEGRLSLHDSAAAHLPPGVPATGDGDRSELRTVTIRQLLDHTSGLFNYTQDPRLSKQLFGTGFGAHRYDSHTPAELLRIALGHPPTAAPGTRYAYSNTNYLVLGLVIRAVTGNPYATEIRRRILVPARLDHTSFPGTDPALPTPHGRAYSRADGRRVDATSLDPSRAGAAGEMVTTLGDLNRFLAALLGGRLLAPRQMAQIRNEKGTGGAYGLGLYAAELPCGVTVWGHNGDINGSYVRAAGTADGRRIVSYRINTDTLPDPAHGTAVLTAEFCSSRH
- a CDS encoding glycerol-3-phosphate dehydrogenase/oxidase → MKTAILGPAQRAEALARMAERELDILVVGGGVVGAGTALDAATRGLSTGLVEARDWASGTSSRSSKLIHGGLRYLEMLDFALVREALKERGLLLERLAPHLVKPVPFLYPLQHKGWERWYAGAGVALYDTMSISSGHGRGLPHHRHLSHRRALQVAPCLKKDALVGALQYYDAQMDDARYVATMVRTAAAYDAHVANRARVVGFLREGERVVGARVQDVEGGGEYEIRARQIVNATGVWTDDTQRLIGERGQFHVRASKGIHLVVPKDRIHSTTGLILRTEKSVLFVIPWGRHWVVGTTDTEWNLDKAHPAASSADIDYLLEHVNEVLATPLTRDDVEGVYAGLRPLLAGESDATSKLSREHTVAHPVPGLVVVAGGKYTTYRVMAKDAVDEAVHGLDQRVAESVTEDIPLVGAEGYRALWNARARIAARTGLHVARIEHLLNRYGSLAEELLELVVADPSLGEPLAAADDYLRAEAVYACTHEGARHLDDVLTRRTRISIETFDRGTRSAREVAELIAPALGWERDQIEKEITHYQKRVEAERESQRQPDDLTADAARLGAPDIVPL
- a CDS encoding nucleotide sugar dehydrogenase — its product is MPADLAVIGLGHLGLPLAQAATTAGIGTIGYDPDPHTAALSGADGPLSATELRRLLSAGFRTTTDPTTLGRVRTAVLCAPTPLGEDRAPDLTALADAARTLAAQLRPHTTVILESTAYPGTTEEFLRPLLEEGSGLTAGRDFHLACSPGRHDPGNRTHRYANTPKVIGGLTPACTEAAAAFYSRLTDKVVRARGPREAETAKLLETNYRHINIALMNEMAVFCHDIGVDLWDVIRCAETKPFGFQSFRPGPGVGGHAPAIDPNHLSYKGRSPGHPLRMVELAQEVNGRMPRYVIQRCATLLNEHGKSARGARILLLGVTYKPDIADQAGSPAHEIASRLRELGAHLTYHDPYVPQWNVLDRPVPRADSLYEAAAAADLTVLLQAHRTYDLQGLAVKAQLLLDTRGATPTGAAHRL